The following are from one region of the Mustela lutreola isolate mMusLut2 chromosome 7, mMusLut2.pri, whole genome shotgun sequence genome:
- the LOC131837114 gene encoding olfactory receptor 10G3, giving the protein MERVNSTLLTEFILTGIPYPLRLRTFLFMFFLLTYILTQLGNLLILVVVSVDPQLHARPMYIFLGVLSIIDMGISTIIVPRLMMNFTLGIKPIPFGCCVAQLYFYHFLGSTQCFLYTLMAYDRYLAICQPLRYPVLMNGRLCTILVAGAWVAGSIHGAIQAILTFRLPYCGPNQVDYFFCDIPAVLRLACADTTVNEQVTFVDIGVVVATCFFLILLSYVQITQAILRIRTTDGRRRAFSTCGAHVTVVTIYYVPCAFIYLRPETNSPLDGAAALFPTAITPFLNPLIYTLRNQDVKLALKRMIGAPGMKSNV; this is encoded by the coding sequence ATGGAGAGAGTCAACAGCACCTTGTTGACTGAGTTCATTCTCACAGGAATTCCCTACCCTCTCAGGCTAAGGACATTCCTGTTCATGTTCTTTTTGCTAACCTACATCCTGACTCAGCTGGGAAACCTGCTTATTCTAGTCGTTGTCTCAGTGGACCCGCAGCTCCATGCCCGTCCCATGTACATCTTTCTGGGTGTTCTCTCCATCATTGACATGGGCATCTCTACCATCATTGTCCCTCGCCTCATGATGAACTTCACTTTAGGCATTAAACCCATCCCATTTGGTtgctgtgtggctcagctgtATTTCTATCACTTCCTGGGCAGCACCCAGTGCTTCCTCTACACCCTGATGGCCTACGACAGGTACCTGGCAATATGCCAGCCCCTGCGCTACCCCGTGCTCATGAATGGGAGGTTATGCACCATCCTCGTGGCTGGAGCTTGGGTGGCTGGCTCCATCCATGGGGCTATCCAAGCCATCCTAACCTTCCGTCTGCCCTACTGTGGGCCCAATCAGGTAGATTACTTCTTCTGTGACATCCCTGCAGTTTTGAGGCTAGCCTGTGCTGACACAACCGTCAATGAGCAGGTGACCTTTGTGGACATTGGGGTGGTGGTTGCCACTTGCTTCTTCCTGATCCTCCTCTCCTATGTACAGATCACTCAGGCCATCCTGAGAATCCGTACAACTGATGGGCGGCGCCGGGCCTTTTCGACCTGTGGAGCCCACGTAACCGTGGTCACCATCTACTATGTGCCCTGTGCCTTCATCTACCTGCGGCCTGAAACCAACAGCCCCCTGGATGGGGCAGCTGCCTTATTTCCCACAGCTATCACCCCTTTCCTCAACCCCCTCATCTATACACTGCGGAACCAAGACGTAAAGCTGGCCCTGAAGAGAATGATAGGAGCCCCTGGGATGAAGAGTAACGTTTGA